One window of Chryseobacterium sp. JJR-5R genomic DNA carries:
- a CDS encoding DMT family transporter, protein MHKLALFRLHLIVFLWGFTAILGKLIQANAQILVFYRMLFAAIFLYIYIRIFKKESIKVSKKIFFQLAAIGFSMAFHWYCFFHSIKVSNVSIALSCLSLSTLFAAIMEPVIFKRRIDISEVVMGVVIVACILLIFKTEFRFKEGIMYGVLCAVFGTIFSVFNGKMFGKTSSGNIIFYEIFSGWFILAVIYLFSGQIFHMDEISYRDIALIVVLASVFTAFPMLESVNLMKYISPFTLILTVNLEPVYGIILAFFIFGESEHMSPVFYGASGVMILAIIVNGFIKAKKQKTLN, encoded by the coding sequence ATGCACAAATTGGCTCTTTTCAGGTTGCATTTAATTGTATTTTTATGGGGATTTACGGCAATTCTGGGAAAGCTTATTCAGGCCAATGCTCAGATCCTGGTATTTTACAGGATGCTTTTTGCTGCCATCTTCCTGTACATCTATATCAGAATCTTCAAAAAAGAGAGCATTAAGGTTTCAAAAAAGATTTTCTTTCAGCTCGCCGCAATCGGTTTTTCAATGGCCTTTCACTGGTACTGTTTCTTTCATTCCATTAAAGTTTCCAATGTATCTATTGCCTTAAGCTGCCTTTCTCTGTCCACCCTGTTTGCAGCGATTATGGAGCCTGTTATTTTTAAGCGCAGAATCGATATTTCTGAAGTGGTCATGGGCGTGGTTATTGTGGCATGCATCCTGTTGATTTTTAAAACGGAGTTCAGGTTTAAGGAAGGCATTATGTATGGCGTTCTTTGTGCTGTGTTCGGGACTATATTTTCTGTTTTCAACGGAAAGATGTTTGGGAAAACAAGTTCAGGCAACATTATTTTTTATGAAATCTTCTCCGGATGGTTTATTTTGGCGGTTATTTATCTGTTCAGCGGGCAAATTTTTCATATGGATGAAATAAGTTACCGTGATATTGCGTTAATAGTGGTGTTAGCCAGTGTTTTTACAGCTTTCCCGATGCTGGAATCGGTGAATCTGATGAAATACATTTCACCCTTCACATTAATTTTAACAGTTAATTTAGAACCGGTTTACGGAATTATACTAGCTTTTTTTATCTTTGGGGAATCAGAACATATGAGCCCGGTTTTTTACGGTGCTTCAGGCGTTATGATACTGGCTATCATTGTCAACGGATTTATAAAAGCTAAGAAACAAAAAACTTTAAATTAA
- a CDS encoding acyl-CoA carboxylase subunit beta: MDIEFNKREDQNRLKLSEINRLLSEIKKGGGEKRLQKIRDEGKMTARERIDYLLDKGSDSIEIGAFAGFEMYEEHGGCPGGGVVVVIGYVSGKQCIVVANDASVKAGAWFPITGKKNLRAQEIAMENRLPIIYLVDSAGVYLPMQDEIFPDKEHFGRIFRNNAKMSSMGIIQISAVMGSCVAGGAYLPIMSDEAMIVDKTGSIFLAGSYLVKAAIGESIDNETLGGATTHCSISGVTDYKAKDDQDALNRIKNIMKSIGSTEKAGFDRIESFQPKSKPENIFGILPASRTEQYDTYEIIKCLVDNSEYDEYKPDYGKSIICATARIDGWSVGIVANQRKLVKSGKGEMQFGGVIYSDSADKATRFIANCNQRKIPLVFLQDVTGFMVGSKSEHGGIIKDGAKMVNAVSNSVVPKFTVITGNSYGAGNYAMCGKAYDPRLIVAWPWADLAVMGGTQAAKVLAQIQESTLKKQGKEISAEERQEILDTISKRYQKQTEATYSAARLWTDAIINPVDTRKWISMGIEAANHAPITEKFNLGVIQV; this comes from the coding sequence ATGGACATCGAATTCAACAAAAGGGAAGATCAGAACAGATTAAAGTTATCCGAAATAAACCGATTACTCTCTGAAATCAAGAAAGGCGGCGGCGAAAAAAGGCTTCAGAAGATTCGTGATGAAGGGAAAATGACGGCACGGGAAAGGATTGATTATCTTCTTGACAAGGGTTCTGATTCCATAGAAATCGGTGCATTTGCAGGTTTTGAAATGTATGAAGAGCATGGCGGATGTCCCGGCGGCGGCGTTGTGGTGGTTATCGGATATGTATCCGGCAAGCAATGTATTGTTGTAGCAAATGATGCTTCGGTAAAGGCAGGCGCATGGTTTCCGATCACCGGAAAGAAAAATTTAAGGGCCCAGGAAATTGCTATGGAAAACAGGCTTCCGATTATATATCTTGTTGATTCTGCAGGGGTTTATCTCCCGATGCAGGATGAAATTTTCCCGGATAAGGAACACTTCGGCAGAATTTTCAGGAATAATGCTAAAATGAGCTCTATGGGAATCATCCAGATTTCAGCGGTAATGGGCAGTTGTGTTGCCGGCGGTGCTTATCTCCCGATTATGAGTGATGAGGCGATGATTGTAGACAAAACAGGTTCCATATTCCTGGCCGGAAGCTATCTCGTAAAAGCCGCCATCGGAGAATCTATTGATAATGAAACACTCGGCGGTGCCACTACACACTGTTCTATTTCGGGCGTTACCGATTATAAGGCTAAAGATGACCAGGATGCTTTGAACAGAATTAAAAATATCATGAAATCTATCGGAAGTACTGAAAAAGCGGGCTTCGACAGGATTGAAAGTTTCCAGCCAAAATCAAAACCTGAGAATATTTTCGGAATTCTCCCGGCCTCAAGAACCGAACAGTATGATACGTATGAAATTATTAAATGTCTGGTTGATAATTCTGAATATGATGAATATAAACCTGATTACGGGAAAAGCATTATCTGTGCGACCGCAAGAATTGACGGCTGGTCTGTAGGAATTGTGGCCAACCAGAGGAAACTGGTTAAAAGCGGAAAAGGTGAAATGCAGTTCGGAGGGGTTATTTATTCAGACTCTGCCGATAAAGCAACGAGATTTATTGCCAACTGCAACCAAAGAAAGATTCCTTTGGTATTTTTACAGGACGTTACAGGCTTCATGGTGGGTTCTAAATCTGAGCATGGCGGAATTATTAAAGACGGAGCCAAAATGGTTAATGCCGTGTCTAATTCTGTTGTTCCTAAGTTTACGGTTATCACCGGAAATTCTTATGGAGCAGGAAATTACGCGATGTGCGGAAAAGCTTATGATCCGAGATTAATCGTAGCCTGGCCGTGGGCAGATCTTGCAGTGATGGGCGGTACGCAGGCTGCAAAAGTTCTGGCACAGATTCAGGAATCTACCTTAAAAAAACAGGGGAAAGAAATTTCTGCAGAAGAACGCCAAGAAATTTTGGATACGATCTCCAAAAGATATCAGAAACAAACGGAGGCGACCTATTCTGCAGCCCGTCTCTGGACAGATGCTATCATTAATCCGGTAGATACCAGAAAATGGATTTCCATGGGTATTGAGGCGGCTAATCATGCTCCGATTACAGAAAAATTTAATCTGGGCGTTATTCAGGTTTAA